A window of Synergistales bacterium genomic DNA:
GACCCCACTCTCCCCGTAACGACGAGTCCCGTCAAGACCGGTGAAAGCTCCCGCGTCATGGTAAGCGCTATGACACCACCAATATAGCCTGTTGCACCGAATCGGACAAACTGGTCGAAGGTCTGTACCGCCATCACCATGCCGGCAAAGACGCTGGTGATGAGGACCATAAAGAGCGATCCCGTACCGATTTTCTCCATCTGTTCGAAGAGGTTGGCCCGGCACCATGCGCCCGAAAAAACGGCACGGAACAGCTTCACCCCGAAAAGGGCGAAACGCCCCAGCCGTTCGCTGAGCGCAATGGTGATTTTCCCGAGGAACCAGACAAGGCGCATGGATACTCTCCTCTGTGTGCCGGGTGTTACTGCCTGCCGCGGACGTGCACCAGGGCCCGGAGCAACCCTTCAACATAATATCCGGTTCCGAATTCCTTGAGCATCCCGGCTTCCTTCCTTTTTTGCTTGATTTCGCTCAGCAGCTGTTCCGGGGGACCGGGTGGCCCATCCTTTTCGGGCTGCTTCCCGTTGCAGAGAAGCTCCACAATCAGCTGACTGTTGGCTTCCCGGGCGCTCAGCTCCTCTCGAAACTGCTTGAGACTCTGGATGGCCCGCCATCCCTGTTGCAGGGACTTCTGCTCCGGTTCGGCGATCCCTCCTCCGCGCACCAGCACCTCACAGACACCCTCTGCATTCTCAGGCACCTGAAGGGTAACGTGGTGGGTCTCCGTTTCCTCACGATAGGGACGCAATGTCACCCCGATGTCGAGCGATGTCCCGGGCGGCGCCCGGTCCGGTGATACCTCTATTCCCTCGACAAACAGCACCTGGGGTCTGCGCGTGATCCGGACGTCGATGTGGATGCCCAAAGGAAAGATGCGCTGGAATTCGTTAACGGCAAAGACCGCAGCAATGTTTTTTGTCTCTTCGAAGGCTTTCTTTACCACATCTTCGCTGGAAAAAAAGGCATTTTCCCAGGTCCATCCCTCGGGCATCCCCCCGCCTTCAATGGTGGTGGTGACAAAGGCTGTCCCCTCTCCGATACGGCCCCACTCTCTGTCAACCAGCCCCAGCACCACACGGGGAAGGAGCTGTTCGAGCATGAACGGCGCCTGGGCGAGGTGGAACCTCCGGGTACTCGTCGTTCCCGTGTCCATGTTTTCAAAGGACAGACTGACATCGATGGCGGGGGGAAAGAAGCCGAAACGGCCTCCGATCCCCTGGGAACGGTCCTGGGTGACGCAACCGATGACTTGCTGCGGTGTCCCTAGTTTGAAGGGGCTTTTGATGCTGGGAACAATATGATGCACCCAGGCGGATGCCGCCGGAAAGGAGACAGCCCCTCTATTCAGAAACGGATGCGCAAAGGCGAGGAAGCGTCCGTTCTCGCTGCTGCAGGTGACGGTGCCCGTTGCCCCTATGGAGACATCGCCCCAGGCGAGAAGCGAGCTGATGGCGGCCCCGGGTTGGAGAGCCGTATCATAGCGGTAGGGCACCTCGCCGAATCCGCTTCCTCCGGTATCGACGACCTCTACGCCCAGAGCCTCCTCAAGGGCCCGGGCGGCTCTGCGGCTGACTCCCGAGACCACAATCGATTCGGTCAGGGGTTCCAGTTCGATAGAGACATCCTTTGATACAGCCTCCGTCTCCGATGGATCGCTATCCCCGGAAACGCTATCCCCGGTAATCGTAACGGTGGGGAGGGTCCACTCTCTGTCGTGTTCCTCCCAGACATTGAACATTTCGCTGATCGGGGTCACGAGCCCGAGTTTGTGGTCGCTGAAGTTCCAGCCGTATCCAATGGCTCCGATCAGTTTTCCCCGAATATAGACCGGTGTTCCGCTCATCCCTGAGGCGATGCCTCCTGCCTTCTCGATCCGCGGACCGGAAGCACGGATCAGGATGAGGTGGTGCGGCGCCTTCTTGCGCTCCAGCACACTGAGGACTGTGACGGGGAAGGATTCCACGGTGTTCCCCTGGAATACTGTCCTGGCGTTGCCCTCCATGCCTCGCTCTATTTTGTCAAGAGGCAGTATGTCGTGGTTGATCGGAAATGAAGAAGGGGCGGCGAATGAATAGCCCTGCCAGAGTGTACTCAGGATCATTGCAGCAAGTGCGGCCCATAGGATCTGCTTGTGTCGTGCCATCGATTGTTCCTCCTCCATCTCCGGGGGGTTGTCCGTACCGATCACGGATACACCGACGGGTCAGGCAGACCCCTCTCCTCGAAGAAAGGCCATAATAAACGGCTGGATGTCTCCGTCCAGCACCGCTTGGACATTCCCCTTTTCCATGCCTGTTCTGTGGTCTTTCACAAGGGTGTACGGGTGGAGAACGTAGGAGCGGATCTGATTGCCCCACCCGATCTCCTTCATTTCCCCTTTGAGG
This region includes:
- a CDS encoding peptidase S55, which translates into the protein MARHKQILWAALAAMILSTLWQGYSFAAPSSFPINHDILPLDKIERGMEGNARTVFQGNTVESFPVTVLSVLERKKAPHHLILIRASGPRIEKAGGIASGMSGTPVYIRGKLIGAIGYGWNFSDHKLGLVTPISEMFNVWEEHDREWTLPTVTITGDSVSGDSDPSETEAVSKDVSIELEPLTESIVVSGVSRRAARALEEALGVEVVDTGGSGFGEVPYRYDTALQPGAAISSLLAWGDVSIGATGTVTCSSENGRFLAFAHPFLNRGAVSFPAASAWVHHIVPSIKSPFKLGTPQQVIGCVTQDRSQGIGGRFGFFPPAIDVSLSFENMDTGTTSTRRFHLAQAPFMLEQLLPRVVLGLVDREWGRIGEGTAFVTTTIEGGGMPEGWTWENAFFSSEDVVKKAFEETKNIAAVFAVNEFQRIFPLGIHIDVRITRRPQVLFVEGIEVSPDRAPPGTSLDIGVTLRPYREETETHHVTLQVPENAEGVCEVLVRGGGIAEPEQKSLQQGWRAIQSLKQFREELSAREANSQLIVELLCNGKQPEKDGPPGPPEQLLSEIKQKRKEAGMLKEFGTGYYVEGLLRALVHVRGRQ